The nucleotide window TAGCTACCTCAAACTGTCGCTATCTCTTTCAATCGCCGCTGAGCTCATGGATACTAGCGTCGTCGACCCCGGTCCTTCCGCCGCCGGAAGCTCCCCGTTCTTCCCCTCGAAACTAGACCACAATTTCCGGAAAACGGAGAAGGCCGAGAGTGCGGTGACCGCGAGCCAAAGCCTTCGGGCGCTGAACCCCGGCGGCGCCGTCCAGATGAACCGGAACCTACTCCGGAGGCCAAGGTAGAGCAGCCCCGTCCACCGCGGCCGCCACGACCACCCGATGACTAACCCGATCAAGACTGACAACCAGATCGGCACTGCGCAAAGCAGAACGTCGATCAGGGTCTCCACCACCGCCGGCTTCCTCATCAACGCCGTCAAGTCCGCGTAGAAATCCCCCATTTCTCGATCAAACAACCACAAAATCAAGAACAATCGGAAGATGAACCGAACAAATAGGTGAAAAAGACCCCTCAAAGGTATCAGATCGCTCAACACAGAGTAGAAAAACGAAAGCCAGCAATAGAACAAAAAGTTGTAGGGAGCACATCAGTCGTTATCGACCGAAGAAAatgttttcatacttgaaatgATCTACCCAACTCTCTACCGGAATTTTCATTGAGGCTTCCTGGATAAGCAGCCATTAGTATTCTTTTGTCATCGGCGGATCGCGGAGCCGGTAGGTGAGGATTAGACAAacagataaaataaaatttgagggTGTAATTAAAATTTCGTTACCGAAGCGGGATTTTGGCATCCGGAGCCTTCTTAAGAATACTGCAAATGGTGGGTTTCGAGACATAATTGCCTAAATCGGGAATTAATTATTTTGTTAGGCCCGTTGACTGGTTGGCCCATCAGACTTTGGCCCACTTATTTAGCCACTTGCGCTGGGCGCTGCTGCATGGGAAGTGGGCCCGCGAGGACATGTCAGCCGTCAGCGACGATACGACCACATGAGTTAATTACGAACGGGGTCAACGGCCAACCTCTCATTTTCTATAACCACGACTTATAATGGAATTTAAAGACATTTTACTTGTTCTgcttatatttttcaaacttagcacGTACTTGAATTTTCTCgaatctttaaaattaatttattattattgttcatcACTGTTCTGCCAACTCTCCAGCTGTCCTCAGTTGGACAAGATGACGAAggaaacaaatagaaattaacggatctaatttaattattttaaattttatttttttttaaaaaaaaatattgattatttAATTCAATTGAATCAAATAACAAGCAAAGTCAAACAACAAGTAAAATCTTCAACAACTTCCTGTCTGGCCTATTTAAAACCGACGGGCAGTGCTATTGGTTCACATCTACAGGCCTCGTCGCTATGGCTCTTCTTCTCTCAGAGGAGCAAATCACTGAGTTCCAAGAGGCCTTCTGTCTCTTTGACAGAGATGGAGATGGTGTTTACTTTACtatgctcctcttcttctttttttctcataatTAAATCTTTTGTTTAGCTAGCTTAATTCGTTGTGTTCGACAGGATGCATCACGCTGGAAGAGCTTGGCGCGGTCATCAAGTCACTGGGTCAGAGCCCTAGCGAGGAGGAGCTGAGGGAGATGATTCAGGAGATCGACGCAGATGGAAATGGAACCATCGAGTTCGGAGAGTTTCTGAATCTGATGGCCAAGAAAGCGAAGGAGACGACGAACGTGGAGGAGGAACTGAAGGAAGCTTTTAAGGTGTTCGACAGGGATCAAAATGGATTTATCTCGGCCAGTGAGGTAGAAGAAAGATAGATTGATAGATAAGTTGTTTGCCCTtgaatttaattatgtttttggtaataaaaaaaaaattattgatcttATGCAGTTGAGGAATGTGATGATCAGTCTGGGGGAGAAGCTGAGTGACGAGGAGGTGGAGCAGATGATCAGAGAGGCAGATTTGGATGGAGACGGGCAAGTGAATTATGAGGAATTTGttcggatgatgatgatgatgatggcggcTGTTTGATTAATTCTTCATACAATTCAAATTTtatgaaaagaaaaatgaaagaaacgagaatgataaaataaaatttaaaaaaaaggcATCATTTGTGTTTtgcatttattttctttaaaatgaaAGAAACGAGATTAGCCGATTCATTTGATTAacctatgaaaaataaaattgtatattgataaaaaaaaaaataattataattttttagattttttctaaaaactatccactgatttttttaaaaaaatatatatttttaattttatccaattatctatatatttttggaaaaaatatctaattttttctgTAAAAAATTGAGGGCTTTTTTATAAAAATCATGTTTTGCTTTAAACATGATTAAATTCAATAAAGGTCTCTATTAGCTTTTCATTTTCATATCTAAATATCACTATACTTTCCTAATAATATTCCTATCGTCtgcattttatttttatcaaataaaataaaatttggcgCATGACAAAACATAGAACAATATATGTACATTCTCCTACTTTTCAATCTCCTagctatttgattattattttaatcaagtAAAGGCAaacaatttattttctatataatttcaagaagaaaacaagtAATAGTGATGCAATTATGTACAAAGATGAGAAGGGATTATTATGTTATGAATCAAGTAATAATTATCCAAAAGAATAAAAACAGTTGCAAGGTAGAGATAACTTGCCATTTAAACGATACATGTGCACTTCAACTAAATGGATGATATCGAACTATgaaattaacaaaatttaatttaagtttgtttgGGGCAATTTAGATAAAGACTTTCACAATCATTCCCTTTTCATGTATTAATCTTCATAGCTAGGTTTCAAGCTAAGTACCATATATGCACCGAGATGTATCTTTTGGCCATGGAAACCCTAACATGAACGCGTGTCATCGATAGTATCTATATATCTATCTAACTATCTATATACATATACCTAATAATGTTACGAAACATAGATCATGAAACAAAGGTAAAATCTACTAGGTAGTATAGGTAATCACATCAAACACAACTTTTTTTTCCTCAATGTTTGCATTCCTACTAACCTAATGAGCTTGTTCTTTTAACTTGGCACAATTGTGCAAAAGTATGTCTTAACGACAACATGGAAAACTAGTTTGAACTCGATCGTAAGATCAAAATAAGGACTAAACCTATCGACATCACAAATTCACAATGCATCTTAATTCTACGACTCCACTCCTTTGTTATCAAAACTATAATGAGAATCCAATTACAAAACACTATATATATTGCCTTAAGAATAGAAGTACAATAGTTATAACAATCTAAAGGAGAAAAAAAAGTTTACATACAAAAGAAATCGTAGATCGCCCTGCATTGTGTTCCCTTCGTCCATGGATTTGAATCCTTATTCTGCCCAAGCATATAGAGCCGTTGATAATGAACAAATTCTCTTCAAACTAACTAGTTATTGTTCCTAATCTCTTATTCATAGTAGTCCTATCTCCTCTTTGAAATAATTGCTCATTAGCCCTAATCTCTTGCTCAAAATACATACTAAACCTTAAATTAATTAGGGCTCCCAATTAGGTTGGATTCATCTACAGTTAAACTCATATATATatcaatttaaacaaaatttcaaaGGATTCACTACACTAGAACTTAATTTAAACACTCAAGCTCAAATGCAGATGAAACTACAGTACTCTACAGCAGGCCAAAGGACAAATGAAAAACCTCAAGAACAGTAGATCAGAGATGATTTGGTGCATGTAATTTCTTCACAACCTTGAGAAAAGAGCCTCTTAATTGCATCATAAACAAGATAAAAgagatgcaaaaaaaaaaaaaaaaaaaaaaaaaagagaagaacccACCAAAATCTATCAATCTTCCATGTCTGCTTTCCTGACTGCAAAATATTAGAAGCATGTAGTTCAGATCACAGAAAAGAATTTCAACCAAGATCTCTAGGGTTTATCCCCCACACTCTAATTTAGGGATCAGCTTCCTTCAAAGATCTCAGAACcactagaaaatcacagaaataaaataaataaataaatgaaagcATATATACCCCAACCGTTCTTGTAGCAGTACTCAtcgagcatccatccatccatcaACTATAAGATTAATAAAGAGATAGAAAAATAAAGATGTGATGAGCTTGGTGCTCCACCAGTAGATGAAGCTGCAACATGATCTGCGTGTCCTTATCCAAGCAAGACCAATGAAGATGGAGAGGATACATGGAATTCTCAGATCATGCTGGCAGCTTGAGCTTCTCATGGTGCACCTCTAAAAAattagagaaattaaaagatgaCTGATCTCAACCTCTAGGGCTAgctgagaggaggaggaggaggaggagatatAAAGCAAGGGCCGGGGGAGAAAGGTAAGGGAGCATATCAGCTAGGTAGCTTGTTAATTCGATCATTATGTTAATCACGAGTTTGCTTTGCATGGTTAATTAGAGGGTGGTCCAGCAAGCTAAGCTAATTAAGCACCCCTGGCCCAAAGGCTTGCTAAGATGGAATATTGTCATGGATGTTGGGGCCAGTTGGGGTTGCTAACTTTAGCCAGAGCCATTAATGACTCTTGGCTTTCATGCATCTCCACGTCCCTTTCCATTCCCATCTAGCGCATGCACTCCCAACACaagaaagagaggaagagagggacaGAAAGAGGGTTGCTTAGCTTAGCTTGGGACCATGACCATGACCATGCCAATTGCCATGCATGTTTTACtcgctagctagctagctatgATTCCTTTAATTTTCATGTGGACTACTTTTCTTGCAATTGCTAGCTTATGAGGACTGAGGAAGTAAGTGCTTGTTTGCGCGACGGCGATGTTCTTAAATTCAGAATAGACTGGCCAGTTCAGCGGGTTTAAATCGATCGGGAGATCGAGGTGgtcttttctattcatatatatAGATCAGGATGCTTGGTTGAAGTTCAAAAAGGGAATTTTACTTTCATGTCATTCAAAATTGTATGAGGTGAAGGGGGCCTAATTTAACCTAGtcatatctatctatctatctatctatctatctatcttcaAAAAGCTCAAAACTAATCTTGATCGTTAAACCTAACATTATTGAATTAACATTAATGGCCATCTTGGCTGTTAGGTGTTGAATAATTACCATGCGTACATGTATTAATTTTGAAAGGGTTGTTTCTGAAGCCAATGGCTGCCACGCATGCAGTGTCAGTGTCAGTTACTTGCAAGTGGTTCCTGGTGCAACTTTTCCTACATGGCAGCATGGCAAAAAACAGCATGCATGGCTCCATCCTAATTCCAGAGAAGAGAAAGTGATGTGTTCGATCAGAATCTGCTTTTGGATCAGGAGAATCTCCTCTGCCAGAAATTATAGTTGCCACAACTGTAAATGAAAGAGAAAGAGGGTGGGTTTTTCGATGAAAGAAACTGGCAGCGAGATGGCTTCCTGCTCGTATCATTTTGCAAATTTACTGGATTCAggtttctattttaattaatttcctcCTTTGTTCTTCGATTTGTTTATT belongs to Zingiber officinale cultivar Zhangliang unplaced genomic scaffold, Zo_v1.1 ctg160, whole genome shotgun sequence and includes:
- the LOC122036416 gene encoding calmodulin-like gives rise to the protein MALLLSEEQITEFQEAFCLFDRDGDGCITLEELGAVIKSLGQSPSEEELREMIQEIDADGNGTIEFGEFLNLMAKKAKETTNVEEELKEAFKVFDRDQNGFISASELRNVMISLGEKLSDEEVEQMIREADLDGDGQVNYEEFVRMMMMMMAAV